A genome region from Blautia coccoides includes the following:
- a CDS encoding ABC transporter permease → MNTINRTALSNLRQNKGRNIMAGIAIFLTTILVFVIPVIGLGAVDLEMAAANKIYPTFHVMYRDVSAATAEELSHRAEVESIGLRQDPAQIPVQDGTGWMVYMDETALKLNKMELDEGTFPQKRNEIVVSDNLLKALGITGSIGDTIELSYQPVEPDGIGYEKKQDFVITGLLPTTAGSEDSKVYSAIVSKDFMEQEQPETMRRYRVLLRIANADSMNTVQIEETYNRIAKEAGISETNVVDNQTYLAANYIDPALYTGIAGILLVVVLAGIMTIYSLYYITMVYKVQEFGKIKALGATKRQIRQIVFREGILVALMAIPAGLIAGSIAASIGYRFLTSAYGADNPITPVIMEMIKNHEVSLLKPWMYVMAAAVALLTVVFALLRPMRIAAKISPVEAMRYDGSMKSKKKQRKGHSEMNLFRLTGANLSRNKKRTVMTIVTLSLTGILFMVISTLLSCAEPEEIARDTIFDDFQISVDSSSGDKMHPELEWSVLCKDNPLNEDFEKQVLDIPGVEKVTRTSLMEVELPDHMDGDETWKASIIGIPEEYAGRMEKSIIQGSCTYEDLQQGDKILIDQNMQYFMPDVEIGDTLRVVIQSGNRLEEKEFEIAAVADMPYGLSHYTFLALPNSVIRQLTELDMDYYWSVEVDHKELHSAEQQLQTLLEENDLLEMKSYEEEVAYNKKNTSFMAQLCYIFMIVLGGVGIMNLINTMVNSIYVRRRELGIMQAIGLSEKQLVRMLQLEGIFYTAGTLFFSLGIGSLLGYVTFLYAKSRRMFGILGYHYPTVQTAVLIAVILTIQILLTYLIMKNFRKQSMIERIRFSE, encoded by the coding sequence ATGAATACAATAAACAGAACCGCGCTCTCCAACCTGCGGCAGAATAAAGGAAGAAACATTATGGCAGGCATCGCCATTTTCCTGACAACGATCCTGGTTTTTGTCATTCCTGTCATCGGCCTTGGGGCCGTGGATCTGGAGATGGCTGCCGCCAACAAGATATATCCTACCTTTCATGTCATGTATCGTGATGTCAGCGCCGCCACAGCGGAGGAGCTTTCCCACCGGGCAGAGGTGGAATCCATCGGTCTCCGCCAGGACCCGGCCCAGATTCCAGTCCAGGACGGAACGGGATGGATGGTGTATATGGATGAAACAGCCCTGAAGCTCAATAAAATGGAGCTGGATGAAGGCACCTTCCCCCAAAAAAGAAACGAGATTGTCGTATCGGATAATCTTTTAAAAGCTCTGGGGATCACAGGCAGCATCGGTGACACGATTGAACTTTCCTATCAGCCTGTTGAGCCGGATGGAATCGGATATGAGAAAAAGCAAGATTTTGTCATCACCGGCCTGCTCCCCACAACTGCCGGCAGTGAGGATTCAAAAGTCTATTCCGCAATAGTTTCCAAAGACTTTATGGAACAGGAACAGCCTGAAACTATGCGCAGATACAGGGTCTTGCTGCGTATTGCCAATGCGGATTCCATGAATACGGTACAAATCGAAGAGACATACAATAGGATAGCCAAGGAAGCAGGGATTTCTGAGACAAATGTAGTGGATAACCAGACTTACCTTGCAGCCAACTACATTGATCCCGCCCTATACACAGGGATCGCAGGCATTCTGCTCGTTGTTGTACTTGCAGGTATCATGACCATATACAGCCTTTACTATATAACTATGGTATATAAAGTACAGGAATTTGGCAAGATCAAAGCCCTGGGAGCCACCAAACGGCAGATCCGCCAGATCGTCTTTCGGGAGGGGATTCTGGTTGCTCTTATGGCAATCCCTGCAGGCCTGATCGCGGGGAGCATTGCAGCCAGCATAGGATACCGTTTTCTGACATCAGCATATGGTGCTGATAACCCCATAACCCCTGTTATTATGGAAATGATCAAAAATCATGAGGTCAGTCTTCTGAAACCCTGGATGTATGTAATGGCAGCAGCGGTGGCACTGCTTACCGTAGTTTTTGCCCTGCTGCGTCCCATGCGGATTGCCGCTAAAATTTCCCCGGTGGAGGCCATGCGATATGACGGCAGTATGAAATCAAAGAAAAAACAGAGAAAAGGCCATTCGGAAATGAATCTCTTCCGTCTGACCGGGGCCAATCTTTCAAGAAACAAAAAGCGTACGGTAATGACCATCGTGACACTGAGCCTGACAGGAATCCTGTTTATGGTGATTTCCACCCTGTTGTCCTGCGCAGAACCGGAAGAAATCGCCAGGGACACCATATTTGACGATTTTCAAATATCCGTGGACAGCAGCAGCGGAGACAAAATGCATCCTGAACTGGAATGGTCTGTTCTGTGCAAAGACAATCCTCTGAATGAGGATTTTGAAAAACAGGTATTGGATATCCCGGGTGTGGAAAAGGTTACAAGGACAAGTCTTATGGAGGTGGAGCTTCCGGACCACATGGACGGAGACGAGACGTGGAAGGCAAGTATCATCGGAATTCCAGAGGAATATGCAGGCAGGATGGAGAAATCTATCATACAAGGTTCCTGTACTTATGAAGATCTGCAGCAGGGGGATAAGATTCTCATTGACCAAAATATGCAGTATTTTATGCCGGATGTTGAAATCGGCGACACTCTCCGGGTGGTTATCCAATCAGGGAACCGTCTGGAGGAAAAAGAATTTGAAATCGCAGCCGTTGCGGATATGCCATATGGTCTGAGCCATTATACATTTCTGGCACTTCCCAATTCTGTCATCCGTCAATTGACAGAGCTTGATATGGATTACTACTGGTCTGTGGAAGTCGATCATAAAGAGCTGCACAGCGCAGAGCAGCAGCTCCAGACACTCCTGGAAGAAAATGACCTGTTGGAAATGAAAAGCTATGAGGAAGAAGTTGCGTATAATAAAAAGAATACCAGCTTCATGGCCCAGCTCTGCTATATATTTATGATCGTTCTGGGCGGAGTGGGTATTATGAACTTAATTAACACCATGGTCAACAGCATTTATGTGAGAAGAAGAGAGCTGGGCATCATGCAGGCTATCGGTCTTTCCGAAAAGCAGCTAGTACGCATGTTGCAGCTAGAGGGGATTTTTTACACTGCCGGAACTCTATTCTTCTCCCTTGGGATTGGCAGCTTATTGGGCTATGTCACCTTTCTATATGCCAAAAGCCGCCGGATGTTCGGCATCCTGGGCTATCATTATCCCACGGTACAGACGGCTGTGCTGATTGCCGTTATATTGACTATACAAATCCTTTTGACATACCTTATCATGAAGAATTTCAGAAAACAGAGTATGATTGAGCGTATCCGTTTTTCAGAATAG
- a CDS encoding 50S ribosomal protein L25: MSTLKAKKRNPEIKAKKLRREGFATGVLFGKEMKESIPLQFEETEALRFVKANKEGAQVTLDMGEDQVDAIVKNIDYDPMKRQILALDLQALVNGEKISTTVQIKLLNEGSIQGFVGQELTEIHYKADPANLLDTIEIDLSKLDRDTKNMYVKDLELTGKKDVELTTPEDALIFYITDHLKAMDEEEEKDPEETTA; this comes from the coding sequence ATGAGTACATTAAAAGCAAAAAAAAGGAACCCGGAGATCAAAGCAAAAAAATTAAGGCGTGAAGGATTTGCCACCGGCGTATTATTCGGAAAAGAAATGAAAGAATCTATCCCGCTGCAGTTTGAAGAGACAGAAGCTCTGCGCTTTGTGAAGGCAAACAAAGAAGGCGCACAGGTTACATTGGATATGGGAGAAGATCAAGTGGATGCCATTGTCAAAAATATTGATTATGACCCCATGAAACGCCAGATCCTCGCTCTTGATCTCCAGGCCCTTGTCAATGGTGAAAAGATATCCACAACTGTACAGATCAAGCTCTTAAATGAAGGCAGCATCCAGGGATTTGTGGGACAGGAACTGACAGAGATCCATTACAAAGCCGACCCTGCCAATCTTCTTGATACTATAGAAATAGATCTGTCCAAGCTGGACAGGGATACTAAGAATATGTATGTAAAAGATTTGGAGCTGACGGGAAAGAAAGACGTAGAGCTTACGACCCCTGAGGATGCATTGATCTTCTATATCACAGACCATTTAAAAGCAATGGATGAGGAGGAAGAGAAAGACCCTGAGGAGACCACCGCATAA
- a CDS encoding DUF2798 domain-containing protein, with protein MPKTKFQGVIFGIIMSMTMAYGMEVYNVAIKMGCNTMAGGFSSMTNQVFLDALIEAAYMWIFVFLFSNLWGNKIGHRLAERIIRPGTDNPFFITVIISCCTVFIMCPTMSMVAAILFNLILAHAPISQLPAIWAGTLIKNFPMALLWNLFAAGPLTRFLFGKIFRSQISEA; from the coding sequence ATGCCAAAAACAAAGTTTCAGGGAGTTATCTTCGGAATTATCATGTCCATGACCATGGCCTATGGCATGGAGGTCTACAATGTTGCCATTAAAATGGGCTGTAACACAATGGCTGGCGGATTCAGCAGCATGACCAACCAGGTTTTTCTGGATGCGCTCATAGAAGCGGCTTACATGTGGATCTTTGTATTTCTATTTTCTAATCTATGGGGCAATAAGATTGGGCACAGACTGGCAGAGCGCATCATCCGTCCCGGTACAGACAATCCGTTTTTCATCACGGTCATCATATCCTGCTGTACGGTATTTATCATGTGCCCCACCATGAGTATGGTGGCAGCCATACTTTTTAACCTCATTCTGGCCCATGCCCCCATAAGTCAGCTTCCCGCCATATGGGCCGGCACTTTGATCAAGAATTTTCCCATGGCTTTACTCTGGAATCTGTTTGCCGCCGGCCCTCTTACCAGATTCCTGTTTGGTAAGATTTTCAGGAGCCAGATATCAGAAGCCTGA
- a CDS encoding MATE family efflux transporter, translated as MKQTPVWKLLLKLSPPVMLALLIQSVYNIVDSYFVAKYSADGLTALSLIFPIQLLMTAVATGTGTGINILISRMDGADASGSQNDVIKSGLFLGIMNFAVFTALGLLGLNTYCQFSSDQPMVRTEGMQYGVIIFLFSLGMFVEANCTKILQARGNMVLPMCAQIIGALINIVLDPILIFGKLGFPLMGIRGAAIATVIGQWSAMAVVFLSVLRHCPLNGRLRLKSYVQIYKTGMPAIIMQSLYTLYMVGLNLILKQFTEDAVTVLGIYYKLQTFFFIPLMGLQQVILPVMSFNYGAGDCRRVKETLKCSIAVSAVVMVLGFGIFMAVPGDLLSVFSKKKEILEIGCTALRIISASFIPAAFVIMLTVYFQGVNLGKASISITILRQIILLVPLAWVFHFKGLSYVWLTFPVTEVVALLFCIYLYKKKRPEDAGEGKKLADTYGYKADIASGF; from the coding sequence ATGAAACAGACACCTGTATGGAAACTATTGCTTAAACTGTCACCCCCGGTCATGCTTGCCCTGCTGATCCAGTCCGTCTACAACATTGTGGACAGCTATTTTGTGGCAAAATATTCGGCGGACGGCCTGACTGCCCTGTCCCTTATCTTCCCTATTCAGCTCTTGATGACTGCTGTGGCAACCGGAACGGGAACTGGCATCAACATTTTGATCTCACGCATGGACGGAGCGGATGCGTCCGGGTCCCAGAATGATGTTATAAAGAGCGGATTGTTTCTGGGAATCATGAATTTTGCTGTGTTTACGGCGCTGGGACTGCTGGGACTGAACACTTACTGTCAGTTTTCCTCTGACCAGCCCATGGTACGGACAGAGGGGATGCAGTATGGGGTTATTATCTTTCTTTTTTCCCTGGGCATGTTTGTGGAGGCAAACTGCACAAAAATACTGCAGGCCAGAGGGAATATGGTGCTTCCCATGTGCGCACAGATAATAGGGGCATTGATAAACATAGTGCTGGACCCGATTCTGATCTTCGGAAAGCTTGGTTTTCCCCTTATGGGAATCCGGGGAGCTGCCATTGCTACTGTTATCGGTCAATGGAGTGCTATGGCGGTGGTCTTTCTTTCTGTACTGCGACACTGCCCGCTAAACGGCAGGTTAAGGCTCAAAAGCTATGTCCAGATCTATAAAACAGGGATGCCTGCCATCATTATGCAGTCTCTCTATACCCTGTATATGGTAGGTCTGAACCTGATACTAAAACAGTTTACAGAGGATGCGGTGACCGTGCTGGGCATTTATTACAAACTGCAGACGTTCTTTTTTATTCCCCTTATGGGGCTGCAGCAGGTGATCCTGCCGGTCATGAGCTTTAACTATGGGGCAGGTGACTGCCGGCGTGTAAAAGAGACACTGAAATGTTCCATTGCGGTCTCAGCAGTTGTGATGGTCTTAGGTTTTGGAATCTTCATGGCAGTCCCGGGAGATCTGCTTTCTGTCTTCTCCAAAAAGAAAGAGATTCTGGAGATTGGATGCACGGCGCTCCGCATTATTTCTGCAAGCTTTATCCCTGCTGCTTTTGTGATCATGCTGACCGTTTATTTCCAGGGGGTAAACCTGGGAAAAGCCAGTATCAGTATTACGATTTTAAGGCAGATCATTCTTCTGGTACCTCTGGCATGGGTTTTCCATTTCAAGGGACTCTCCTATGTATGGCTGACTTTTCCGGTCACAGAGGTGGTCGCACTTCTGTTCTGCATCTATCTATACAAGAAAAAAAGACCGGAGGATGCAGGGGAAGGGAAAAAACTGGCCGATACATATGGCTATAAAGCAGACATAGCGTCAGGCTTCTGA
- a CDS encoding MerR family transcriptional regulator, whose amino-acid sequence MKEGYYLIGEVSKITGISKDTLHFYNKIGLLVPDHIDEKNQYRYYSRWNLWQLDIITTCRKLSVPLDKVKQILDFHDNSKITQLLLDYRNEALRLSRYYQQVAEDILWYDEENKRVSAAIHSDRIKKKWLKEETVIAGIMTKDGTSYHANLQAAAKDELRYADTIQRKYGYILDIEKMKQGNIYKCSEYLKIADSSYLHVSPENLHVMPSGEYAVCMIRIIRESADFGPLFSWMEENGYITDAVYADELGLQLFDYIDDYYCEIKAHLKKI is encoded by the coding sequence TTGAAAGAAGGATATTATTTGATCGGTGAAGTAAGTAAAATTACAGGAATATCAAAAGACACCCTGCATTTTTATAATAAAATCGGACTGTTGGTACCTGATCATATAGATGAAAAAAACCAATACCGCTATTACTCCCGCTGGAATTTGTGGCAGCTTGATATCATAACCACATGCCGCAAACTGAGTGTTCCTTTGGATAAGGTAAAACAGATTCTGGATTTTCATGATAACAGTAAGATCACGCAGCTTTTGCTGGATTATAGAAATGAAGCCCTCCGGCTGAGCCGCTATTATCAGCAGGTAGCAGAGGATATTTTGTGGTACGATGAGGAAAATAAAAGAGTTTCTGCGGCGATCCATTCTGACAGGATAAAAAAGAAATGGCTGAAGGAAGAAACCGTGATCGCGGGGATCATGACAAAGGACGGTACCTCCTATCATGCTAATCTCCAGGCAGCCGCCAAGGATGAACTGCGGTATGCGGATACCATACAGCGAAAATATGGATACATACTGGATATTGAAAAAATGAAACAGGGAAATATCTACAAATGCAGCGAATATCTGAAGATAGCGGACAGCAGTTATTTGCATGTCAGCCCCGAAAATCTGCATGTTATGCCCTCTGGGGAATATGCGGTCTGTATGATCCGTATTATCCGGGAGTCCGCTGACTTCGGCCCGCTTTTTTCCTGGATGGAAGAAAACGGATACATAACAGACGCCGTATATGCAGACGAATTGGGACTGCAGCTTTTTGACTATATAGATGACTATTATTGTGAAATAAAAGCGCATTTGAAAAAAATATAA
- a CDS encoding DEAD/DEAH box helicase: protein MTQDSLDIFTQPTASWFRQAFGQPTKVQREAWPAIKSGKPVLISAPTGTGKTLSAFLVFIDCLQELAKKGELKEELYLIYVSPLKSLAGDIRENLNRPLNGIGAAEGGEGAGRICVGIRTGDTPQKERQRMVKHPPHILITTPESLYLMLTSRTGRTVLKTAQALVIDELHALIDTKRGAHLMLSAARLDSLCGFPLQRIGLSATIEPLQTAADYLSPEPAHIVAPHMEKEVRIEINGITQAPGRRKDPVWEELAEKVYSRCMQCRSVIAFSEGRRYAEKLAYYVNQLGGEDFARVHHGSLSKEQRAEAEDSLRKGKLRLLCATSSMELGIDVGDIDQVLQIGCPRSISSTMQRLGRAGHNPGRVSVMYMYPRTASETLYCGLTAQTARQGGIEQADPPVMCLDVLAQHLVSMAATAKDQEPGKGSGGIPCTAYTVDDVMEILARTYTFRLVTREDVKAVLAMLAGDYEHKREIPVRPRILYDRLHGQVFADTYSRMLAVAAGGTIPDKGMYTAKTEDGVKVGELDEEFVYESQLGDRFLLGAFAWKIVHQDKDTVVVTQTNAEGARLPFWKGEIKGRSLGTSLAFGKVMRTLSAAERSGRLMEELESLGLDRAACENTSGFLERQLEATGILPDDKTIVVEHFRDSTGSCQIMLHALFGKRVNTPLSLLLQDAAQKLTGNPAGCVEEEDGILLYPYGENVLPEGILFSIDTDKAREILEAMLPATPVFNMTFRYNASRALMMGMRRNGRQPLWMQRLRSTEMLESLIQEKDHPMIRETRRECLEDQWDIEGVLSILHAVQCGQITVREVYLDTPSPMSLPMQWRVEAAEMYEYSPTTPGIRQAVYDELNYLEKLKPSAEALKKVQERRKLPGDAAELHTFLMMEGDVTGPELHDLYAGLPELDKIPDWLEELAARELAEYMEPGLWIAAEHLEDYKSALLDRQDAEGMHIIRRMLYYRGPGTAKQIRERYLPNEDCILQWLKTLCDQKELVEDNGLYYHAKLYDRARNATIREMRMEAVTQPPEHYAALMASRILMNASPEEQLKHTIESFCGQGFPVTFWENIIFARRILRYSEGLLDRVLTEGDYFWKMLPGGMLCFLRYEDIDWDTPPAEEISVEETKRTEEEILYRELCRRGASFLKALTNIPVSGDVRSLLMELAEQGMVSADSFIPIRQWQNRDKIRKSAARQRVNARITALSAGRWDIIHPLKSSSMEALLETFFRENIILCRETFRHSLSLHISGEGESTPDWKQALEVLRIWEFTGRVRRGYFVRGLSGAQFIRKQDYKGILQALAQPEDQVIWLNAADPMQLWGKTLEHLEGSSFLNVPGTAVALRGGIPVMVLERQGKVLRVLKDTDASAVLKEFVRAFREKAVFPDKKRLLVKEYPEEAGDFLKEAGFSREMMDYVLYR from the coding sequence ATGACGCAAGACAGCCTGGATATATTTACACAGCCAACAGCTTCCTGGTTCAGACAGGCATTCGGACAGCCCACAAAAGTCCAAAGGGAAGCCTGGCCTGCCATAAAAAGCGGAAAACCTGTACTGATCAGCGCACCTACCGGAACCGGAAAAACTTTGTCTGCTTTTCTGGTATTTATCGACTGTCTGCAGGAACTGGCAAAAAAAGGGGAATTGAAAGAAGAACTTTATCTGATCTATGTCTCTCCTTTAAAATCTCTGGCAGGCGATATCAGAGAGAATCTGAACAGGCCGCTGAACGGCATAGGGGCTGCAGAAGGCGGTGAGGGCGCAGGCAGGATCTGTGTGGGCATACGGACCGGAGATACGCCCCAAAAGGAACGGCAGCGTATGGTGAAACACCCGCCCCATATACTGATCACCACACCGGAATCCCTGTATTTGATGCTGACAAGCCGCACCGGGCGGACTGTTCTTAAGACAGCTCAGGCACTGGTCATTGACGAGCTTCACGCGCTGATCGATACAAAACGTGGTGCCCACCTGATGCTGTCCGCTGCCAGATTGGACAGTCTCTGCGGTTTCCCGCTGCAGAGGATTGGATTATCGGCCACCATAGAGCCGCTTCAGACAGCAGCCGATTACCTTTCTCCCGAACCGGCACATATCGTCGCGCCCCACATGGAAAAGGAGGTGCGGATTGAAATAAACGGCATTACCCAGGCGCCCGGAAGAAGGAAAGACCCGGTCTGGGAAGAGCTGGCAGAAAAAGTGTACAGCAGATGCATGCAGTGCCGCAGTGTCATTGCCTTTTCCGAGGGGCGCAGATACGCGGAAAAACTGGCCTACTATGTCAATCAGCTTGGCGGTGAAGATTTTGCCCGGGTACACCATGGCAGTCTGTCAAAAGAGCAGCGGGCGGAGGCAGAGGATTCCCTGCGGAAAGGAAAGCTGCGTCTTTTGTGCGCAACCTCATCTATGGAACTGGGAATTGACGTAGGTGACATTGACCAGGTGCTGCAGATTGGCTGTCCGCGCTCCATATCCAGTACCATGCAGCGTCTTGGCCGGGCCGGACACAATCCCGGACGGGTCAGCGTCATGTATATGTACCCCCGTACCGCTTCTGAAACCCTATATTGCGGTCTGACAGCCCAGACAGCCAGGCAGGGCGGTATCGAACAGGCTGATCCCCCTGTCATGTGTCTGGATGTACTGGCACAGCATCTGGTATCCATGGCTGCCACAGCCAAAGATCAGGAACCGGGCAAAGGTTCCGGCGGAATTCCCTGTACGGCGTACACAGTGGACGATGTAATGGAAATTCTTGCCCGTACCTATACCTTCCGTTTAGTCACCAGGGAAGATGTAAAGGCCGTCCTTGCCATGCTGGCAGGGGATTACGAGCATAAGAGGGAAATCCCTGTGCGCCCCCGTATTCTCTATGACAGACTGCACGGGCAGGTTTTTGCAGATACCTACAGCAGAATGCTGGCAGTGGCAGCGGGGGGGACCATACCGGATAAAGGCATGTACACCGCTAAGACGGAGGACGGCGTAAAAGTAGGAGAGCTGGATGAGGAATTTGTCTACGAATCCCAGCTTGGGGACAGGTTTCTGCTGGGTGCCTTTGCATGGAAGATCGTGCACCAGGATAAGGATACCGTGGTGGTTACCCAGACCAATGCGGAAGGGGCAAGACTCCCCTTCTGGAAAGGGGAGATCAAGGGGCGAAGTCTGGGAACCAGCTTGGCCTTTGGAAAAGTCATGAGAACCCTGTCCGCGGCAGAACGCAGCGGCAGGCTCATGGAAGAACTGGAAAGCCTGGGACTTGACCGGGCTGCCTGTGAGAATACATCGGGATTTTTAGAGCGGCAGTTAGAGGCGACGGGTATCCTGCCCGATGACAAGACCATTGTTGTGGAGCACTTCAGGGATTCCACAGGGAGCTGCCAGATCATGCTGCATGCACTCTTCGGAAAAAGGGTCAATACCCCTCTTTCTCTACTTCTGCAGGATGCAGCCCAAAAATTAACGGGAAACCCGGCAGGCTGTGTGGAGGAGGAAGACGGAATACTTCTGTATCCCTACGGAGAAAATGTTCTTCCCGAAGGCATTTTGTTCTCCATAGATACAGATAAGGCCAGAGAGATCCTGGAGGCCATGCTTCCAGCAACCCCTGTCTTTAATATGACCTTTCGCTATAACGCGTCCAGGGCTTTGATGATGGGCATGAGGAGAAACGGAAGACAGCCCCTGTGGATGCAGCGCCTTCGCAGCACGGAAATGCTGGAATCCCTGATACAGGAAAAAGACCATCCTATGATACGTGAGACGCGAAGAGAATGTCTGGAAGACCAGTGGGATATAGAAGGTGTGCTCAGCATTCTCCATGCAGTGCAGTGCGGACAGATCACCGTCAGAGAAGTATACCTGGACACCCCGTCCCCCATGTCTCTTCCCATGCAGTGGCGTGTGGAGGCCGCAGAAATGTACGAGTATTCTCCAACCACACCGGGAATCCGGCAGGCTGTCTATGATGAGCTAAACTATTTAGAAAAGCTCAAGCCGTCGGCAGAGGCCCTCAAAAAGGTACAGGAGCGCAGAAAGCTGCCCGGGGATGCGGCAGAGCTGCACACGTTTCTGATGATGGAAGGGGATGTGACAGGACCTGAACTGCACGATCTGTATGCAGGCCTTCCCGAACTTGACAAGATACCGGACTGGCTGGAGGAGCTAGCTGCCCGGGAATTGGCAGAGTATATGGAACCGGGGCTTTGGATCGCGGCAGAACACCTGGAGGATTATAAGAGCGCTCTCCTTGACAGACAGGATGCGGAGGGCATGCATATCATACGGAGGATGCTGTATTACCGTGGACCTGGGACTGCAAAACAGATCAGGGAACGTTATCTGCCCAATGAGGACTGTATCCTCCAATGGCTGAAAACCCTTTGCGACCAAAAGGAGCTTGTGGAGGACAACGGCCTTTATTACCACGCCAAACTATACGACCGGGCCAGAAATGCAACGATCCGGGAAATGCGCATGGAAGCAGTCACACAGCCGCCGGAGCACTACGCCGCATTGATGGCTTCACGCATCCTGATGAATGCCTCACCGGAAGAACAATTGAAGCATACTATAGAGAGCTTCTGCGGCCAGGGATTTCCGGTCACCTTCTGGGAGAATATCATCTTTGCCAGAAGGATCTTAAGATACAGCGAAGGACTTCTCGACCGGGTGCTGACAGAAGGAGATTATTTCTGGAAAATGCTGCCCGGCGGCATGCTCTGTTTTCTTCGATATGAGGACATTGACTGGGATACCCCGCCGGCCGAGGAGATTTCTGTTGAAGAGACAAAAAGGACAGAAGAGGAGATCCTTTACCGGGAACTGTGCCGCCGCGGAGCCAGTTTTTTGAAAGCACTGACGAATATCCCTGTATCAGGAGATGTGCGCAGCCTGCTTATGGAACTGGCAGAACAGGGAATGGTAAGCGCAGACAGCTTTATTCCTATAAGACAGTGGCAGAACAGGGATAAGATCAGGAAATCAGCGGCAAGACAGCGTGTCAATGCCAGGATCACCGCCCTTTCTGCCGGACGGTGGGATATCATTCACCCTCTGAAATCCTCATCTATGGAAGCACTTCTGGAAACCTTTTTCCGGGAGAATATCATTCTGTGCCGGGAAACCTTCCGGCACTCCCTCTCACTGCATATAAGCGGAGAGGGGGAATCCACCCCTGACTGGAAACAGGCACTGGAGGTACTGCGGATCTGGGAGTTTACAGGCCGTGTGAGGAGAGGGTATTTTGTGCGGGGTCTCTCCGGTGCACAGTTTATACGAAAACAGGATTATAAGGGAATCCTACAGGCACTGGCACAGCCGGAAGATCAGGTTATCTGGCTCAATGCAGCAGACCCCATGCAGCTTTGGGGAAAAACACTGGAACATTTGGAGGGGAGTTCTTTTCTGAATGTTCCCGGCACTGCCGTGGCACTGCGGGGAGGGATTCCCGTCATGGTATTGGAACGGCAGGGAAAGGTTCTGAGAGTGCTTAAGGATACAGATGCCAGCGCCGTGCTGAAAGAATTTGTCCGCGCATTCCGGGAAAAAGCGGTTTTTCCTGACAAAAAGCGGCTTCTCGTAAAAGAATATCCTGAAGAGGCAGGAGATTTCCTGAAAGAAGCGGGCTTTAGCCGGGAAATGATGGACTATGTGTTATACAGATAG
- a CDS encoding pyridoxamine 5'-phosphate oxidase family protein, whose amino-acid sequence MKKIVEFLQANPVQYLATVGRDGKAKCRPFMFCLEKNGKLWFCTNNTKEVYKDMQVNPEIEVSVSDASYAWIRLHGKAVFEDNMDVKEACMENPIVKGQYSTADNPIFVVFYLKDPHGMIADFSGNPPYEF is encoded by the coding sequence ATGAAGAAAATAGTAGAATTTTTGCAGGCAAACCCTGTCCAGTATCTGGCAACCGTAGGCAGAGACGGCAAGGCAAAATGCCGCCCGTTCATGTTCTGCTTAGAAAAAAACGGAAAACTCTGGTTCTGCACCAACAACACAAAAGAGGTGTACAAAGACATGCAGGTAAATCCGGAGATAGAGGTCAGCGTGTCCGACGCATCTTATGCCTGGATCCGCCTGCACGGAAAGGCCGTTTTTGAGGACAACATGGATGTAAAAGAGGCCTGCATGGAAAACCCCATCGTAAAGGGACAGTACAGCACAGCGGACAATCCTATTTTTGTAGTATTTTATCTGAAGGATCCCCACGGCATGATCGCGGATTTTTCCGGCAACCCGCCCTATGAATTTTAA
- a CDS encoding winged helix-turn-helix transcriptional regulator — MNQEKRIPDCPVEMTLQLIGDKWKVLIIRDLLTGTKRFNGLMRSVSGITQKVLTSHLRNMEADGLLTRKVYPEVPPKVEYTLTETGYSLKPILDSMVAWGTNYKNSLP; from the coding sequence ATGAACCAGGAAAAAAGAATACCGGATTGTCCGGTAGAGATGACACTGCAGCTTATCGGGGATAAATGGAAAGTGCTCATTATCCGGGATTTGCTGACAGGAACGAAAAGATTCAATGGGCTGATGCGTTCCGTATCAGGAATCACCCAGAAAGTGCTGACCAGCCATCTGCGTAATATGGAGGCAGACGGTCTTCTCACCAGGAAAGTATACCCGGAAGTTCCCCCAAAGGTGGAGTATACACTCACAGAAACCGGATACAGCCTGAAGCCGATCCTGGATTCTATGGTTGCATGGGGAACAAATTATAAAAACAGTCTGCCTTAA